In a single window of the Phycisphaerales bacterium genome:
- a CDS encoding mechanosensitive ion channel, producing the protein MRTLRSAPVVTLLIAVLCVTSTLGDSPAPQTNADPAIPIEDLRLLLKPLTKAELAVEADAWRDLLKAKVAEISVAEIALRQANREARATRDRPADTQPASTDETAIGTLPTAETQPAAETRAEERRNLLDEITKLREQRVGLLDRLKAVLAEFELKGGDTADYEKYAAAVSGITVDLTDTTATWTAIVGWLRSPQGGIRWAFNILWFFVTLIVFWILAGIASRATHRAFAFGKNISDLLRTFSVNLVRRVVLLAGLLVALTMLEVKITPVLAIIGGAAFVIGFALQGTLSNFASGLLILAYRPFELGDVVKAGGVFGTVESMTLLSTYIKTADNQRVIVANNAIWNDVITNVTGLPTRRVDLVFSISYSDDIDKATTVLEGIVATHPLVLKDPAPVVKLHELGESSVNFVCRPWARTSDYWTVYWDVTRSVKQRFDAAGISIPFPQRDVHVYTRGAAPAS; encoded by the coding sequence ATGCGTACGCTTCGATCTGCTCCCGTCGTCACACTCCTGATCGCGGTGCTCTGTGTCACGAGCACACTCGGTGACAGCCCGGCTCCACAGACGAATGCCGATCCGGCCATTCCGATCGAGGATCTGCGACTCCTGCTCAAGCCCCTGACGAAAGCCGAGTTGGCCGTGGAGGCCGATGCCTGGCGCGACCTCCTGAAGGCCAAGGTGGCGGAGATCAGCGTGGCGGAGATCGCCCTGCGGCAGGCCAATCGCGAAGCCCGCGCCACGCGTGACCGGCCGGCCGATACTCAACCGGCATCCACGGACGAGACCGCGATCGGTACATTGCCGACCGCGGAGACGCAACCGGCAGCCGAAACACGTGCCGAGGAGCGCCGCAATCTCCTCGACGAAATCACCAAGTTGCGCGAGCAGCGCGTGGGCCTGCTGGACCGGCTCAAGGCCGTCCTCGCTGAATTCGAGCTCAAGGGGGGTGATACGGCCGACTATGAAAAATATGCCGCGGCCGTCTCCGGCATTACCGTCGATCTGACCGACACCACCGCCACCTGGACTGCCATCGTCGGGTGGCTGCGATCCCCACAGGGGGGTATCCGGTGGGCGTTCAACATCCTCTGGTTCTTCGTCACTTTAATTGTTTTCTGGATACTGGCGGGTATCGCCAGCCGTGCCACACACCGCGCCTTCGCCTTCGGTAAAAACATCTCCGATCTACTGCGCACGTTCTCAGTCAACCTTGTGCGGCGCGTGGTGCTGCTCGCGGGACTGCTTGTCGCCCTGACGATGCTGGAAGTGAAAATCACACCCGTGCTCGCGATCATCGGTGGCGCGGCCTTCGTGATCGGCTTCGCCCTGCAGGGCACGTTGAGCAACTTCGCCAGCGGTCTGTTGATCCTGGCCTACCGGCCGTTCGAACTCGGAGATGTCGTCAAGGCGGGTGGCGTCTTCGGTACGGTAGAATCCATGACGCTGCTTTCGACGTACATCAAGACAGCCGACAACCAGCGGGTGATCGTCGCGAACAACGCCATCTGGAACGATGTCATCACAAACGTGACCGGTCTACCCACGCGGCGCGTCGATCTGGTCTTCAGCATCAGCTATTCCGACGACATCGACAAGGCCACGACCGTCCTCGAGGGAATCGTGGCAACCCACCCGCTGGTCCTGAAGGACCCTGCACCCGTCGTGAAGCTCCATGAACTCGGCGAGTCTTCGGTGAATTTCGTTTGTCGCCCATGGGCGCGAACGTCAGACTACTGGACGGTCTACTGGGATGTGACGCGGTCCGTGAAACAGCGTTTCGACGCCGCGGGTATTTCGATCCCGTTCCCGCAGCGCGACGTGCATGTGTACACGCGCGGTGCAGCGCCTGCATCCTGA